The Hippoglossus hippoglossus isolate fHipHip1 chromosome 21, fHipHip1.pri, whole genome shotgun sequence genomic sequence AGTTTACAGTAACGTTTCTTTTTTACTGTGTAGTCAGTTTATTATGTTCATACTTACGATCAGTAAAGTGACCGTTAAATGCTGATTCACTGCACACAAACTATTCCTGCAGCAACATAATACTTCCAAGAGAACAGGGAGGTTAGGAACATGGTGAAATAGAGAAGGTTGCAGAGCAGAGAAAGTAGAGATGCTGGAATCTCACAGGGACGTGCTggtttttctcccccccccctcactccttCTGTGTTCTGCTCAGGGAACAAGCTGCTGCACATTTAGTGATAGATGGGTTATGTAAAAGTGCAGgttttttgggacatttcaaATGATTTGTCACTGTGTTGGAGTTAAGTTATTCTACATTTAAAAGCACTAATTCCTTTCGCGCCATCCATAATATCACTCTCTGACCAGTACAACAGTGAGACTGGTTTGCTTAcacctctgtctgtgtttctctctctctctcgctcccagGTGGTCAACGTCCTGTGCAGGTGCTCATAACAGAATCTGGAAACCAGCCCAACTCGCACCCCATTCAGTGGAATGCTCCACAGTCTGCCCACATCAGTCAGTACATCCTCAAGTGGAGGGCGGTGAGTTTTCTGATCGTGCATCACAGCTTACAAAGACCTGACTTCTCCTCTTAACCAATCTCTCTTGGCCTGGTTTTTTGATATCTAACATTTAACTTCTTTGAAAGACCCTCACTTCTCCTTTTCTAACGCCCCTCATCccattttacagaaaaacacCCACACCCCGTGGAGGGAGGTGATGATCCCTGGCCATCTGAACTCCTACACGATCTCTGGACTGAAGCCCGGCATCACCTACGAGGGTCAGCTGGTCAGCGTTCTGCGGTTTGGACGGCGAGAGGTCACGCGCTTTGACTTCACCACCACATATGGATCACGTGAGTGGGGCCGAGCTGCAAAACACACTGATTGTGCGACAGTATTAACCGTGTCCACATCACTCAGCTGCTTTTTTCCATGTTGGCCTTCGAGGCGcggatgtttttcttctgcacgTCATTGCAAAAATGTTTGTCTAACCTCATCCACTGTTGCTGGTTTGCAAAATTTGGAAGATGATACTGTAAACCGGGGTCTGGGGAAGTGCTTGCAACACCATAAAAGCACAATCTTTTCTTCTATTATTCTTTAATTCTGTTTTGGTTCCTGGAAGTCCTCTGTGAGATAAGTTTCCTGGACAGTCTTGTCTGGTAGCCAACTCTTGTTTTCCATATGTGTGTCCCCCTGTAGTGGCTACATCACAAGGGGAGACCACCCAGCTTCCGCCTGTGATCGACATCTCCGAGTCGGTGACGGAAATTACCTCCAGCAGCTTTGTCGTCTCCTGGGTCTCCGCCTCCGACACAGTCTCTGGTTTCCGAGTGGAGTATGAGCTCAGTGAGCAGGGGCATAGCACAGGACAACCCATGGTGTTAGGTAACTgcagatacatacatacaaatatacaaatatatgtgtATTGTTGCATTTATTTAGCTGCTGATGCATGAAAACTGAGTTGTTTtacaataatgtgtttttttcccttagATCTTCCACGTTCAGCTTCCTCAGTGAACATTCATGAGCTTCTTCCTGGGAGGAAATACACTGTCAACGTCTATGAGGTCACAGATACTGGAAATGACAACCTCATTCTTACTACTTCACAAATCACCGGTGAGAcgatgcgcacacacactctttcctctttcctcttatTTCTTATTCCCGTCCACGTGTCTTCTCGGCTGTTTTTTCCCTTCCTCATCTAAGGCACAAGAATTACTGCGGCTAGAATGAAATACAGTTTTGCATCTGCAATCAATCGAGTTAACGATGTGCCAGCGAGTGTAAATCAAGGGatccaagaaaaaaataaactgcgGCTATAATTTTCCTTCCAGTACCTTACACCTCATTTGTTCCACAGCTCCTGATGCTCCTGTTGAGCatgaagtggaggaggtgggagaaaCCTCCATTGTGATCAGCTGGGATAAACCACTGGCTCCCATCACAGGTTAGTTACGTCAATATCGTCGTTGCAGCCAAAAATCGATCACCTCCCTGTGGCCAATTTGAACCTCTGCCTGCACTCGATGAATTTTACGGTCTCCTCCTGCACGCAGGTTATCGAGTCGTCTACACGCCGTCACTGGAAGGTGAGAGCACGGAGCTGAATCTGCCCGACACGGCGACGTCCGTGACCCTGAGCGACCTCCGACCTGGGAAGCTGTACAACATCAGCATCTACGCTGTGGAGGACAGCCTGGAGAGCGAGCCTATCTTTGTGCAGGTCAACACCGCAGGAGATCCAATGCCAGGTAAACAATGTGTGCAAAGGCCGACAACTAATCTGTGTATCTTTTATTGTGAGTTTGTGATTGTGACTGAATGTGAGAAATAGAGAGATTGTCGAGCAAAGTCTTTCGAACAGTGGGAAGGGTTTCTGGAGAAgtctcttttatattttttatgtttttattcgtACTTACAATGTCTGTGTATCTAGTGGTATTGACTAAAATTTACCAAAACAACTGTCTTGGTTCAAAGAGATTATAATTTACATTTGCTGGCCCTTAATATGTGAGATGAAAAGATTAATAAGCTTTGGGACACGAGTCCCTTCTTTTGTCCAAGTAGGATTTGTTGTGCAGGGACCACAAATCTGCCAATGTTTTGATTTTGATCCTTAAACATCCCCCTTAGCTCCAGCTGTATGTTCATATGAAGTTTAGTTGAAGTTCTCCCTCCAAAATCAACCTGCGAGTCGTCTTGTGGCATATTTAGCGATTCTTTATGGAGAAGTTTCAATTCTCAATACTAGAAGTCAAGAGAGTTTTCCAATGGAAAGTGAAGTCATTGAGTTCACAGCTGCTGCGCTCTCATTCTGCTCAGCTGTAGTTATGTAAAACAGTGTCCGTCTGCCAGGTCGAAACATGCTGTTAGGTCGGTCAAGCAGATGctggaaaagtgtgtgtgtgtttgtgcttgtttgtACAGTACAATGGAATACATGCAAATAACCTAGTTCAGAGTAGGTGATGGTATATTTGGAGTAAATCTTCCTCTCTGTGGCAGACGTATACGAGTTGTCAGAGCTGCACTTGCCACAGGATCGTTATTTCATTCAGTGGTGGAGGTAGTACTCAAACATTCTACTGAAgtgaaagtacaaataaattgacaaaaaatgtacttgagtaaaagtacacattATACTTGAGTAAAAATTAAGTAGGTACTTGCTTTGTACTTTGACAAAAAAGCTGAGATATATTTGAAGTAGGGATAGTATCAAAACATTATGCTGTTATCTAAACTTAAACTTAATTTTATGCTGTGGTGAGTTATGGGCCCTTCCCTCATGCAGTTAAGAAACATGCGTTTCCACAGAACCGCCAAGTTTATTTCTAACAGCTGCAGGAGAGTTATTCCAGCTATTCAGTGATAAACCGGTGGGGTTTAGACGAACTCAGTACTGAAATGAATCTACTACAGATGCATGTTTGGTTAAGCCAGAGAAAGGAAAGCGCATTAATACACATGAATTATGGGGTAACCATACACACTGGGTGAGCAGCGTTCATTGGGATTTATGGGATGTCATGTTTGGACATATTATCTGTTGATAAACGCTGTACATGATTGCTTTTGCGTCTCTGATCTGCCAAAATACACTGACTCTACAGTATCATTAGAACTTCTGAGTAAAATCTAAATGGAGATTAAAGAAAGACTTTGGTTTCCTGtccacagaggaagtgatttctCCGACAGACCTGCAGTTCTTCGAGGTGACCGATAAAAAGATCGTGCTGACCTGGACCGGCCCGGGCACTGACGTCTCGGGTTACCGCGTCACCGCCGTCCCACTTGACGAGTCCGGCTCCCCTCAGAGGGAGATGACTCTGCCTGTCAGTCAAAACTCCTACATCGAAGTGACACACCTACAGCCGGGAACGCTGTACCGCTTCAACGTCTACACCATTCACAACGGAGAGGAAAGTTTGCCTCTGATTGGCGAGCAAACTACCAGTGAGTCCAACagagaatacacacacaccaatccGTTAACTACAAACATGTGATGTGCCTTGGAAAatggttgtgttttgtgtaaaatgttatttttatcaAACTCTTCCACATCTAACAGTGTTTATCAATGTTTCTCTTGTTAGAGCCTGATGCTCCCACAGAGATCCACTTCACCAACGTGACCGAGGACAGTGCCGTCATGCTGTGGTTCGCCCCCAGAGCCACAATCAGCGGCTACCGTCTCTTCCTCACCGCCGAGGGCTCCAATCCCAAGCAGCTGCGCCTGCCTGCTCGCCTCTCTCAGTACACCCTCCTCAACCTGGGGCCGGACACCGAGTACATCGTCACGCTGCACGGCGAGCAAGACACCACGCTGGGGGAAGGACAGATCGCTGTGTTTACCACGAGTGAGTATCTGATATAAAAATGAGTATTAAGTCACATGCCCAAAATGCGCTTTTATTATGGGTCCGATACCTATCGAAGGAAGTAAACAATTTCTGATGAAGatattggcaatgattcctcaGATGTCTCtttcaaacccttatgacaaagaaatgtaatagaGCATAACTGTGACTGCCCACCTTCAGAACAGCTCTGGTTCTGGAAGTACATCTCAATTGACATTTCATAAAATCCTTACAGAAAAGAGTTTAAAGCCTGAGACCAGGCCGACCGGCTACGAGATCAGTCGTGACCataaaacaattaattattttaagaggGAAGGAACTATTTTACTTCCAGTGACACATTGTTAATCTCTATTTAGGCTTGATATTGGACAGTTTAACCATAGTAGTTATTAAAGTTAActacaaatataaagaaaacacacatagaaCTTGGAACAACTTAAAATGAACAATTTCtctgtattgtttattctgcGAGATAAACGTTTTCATATCGGCCGATAGATCGATCGGATTCTAATAGAATCAGTTGCGTGAAAATAAAGGAGCAATCTTCTGAATGTGCATCTACTATGTAAATGTACTACACCGAAACTGAGCCTGACCCACTcgtgctctctgtgtgtttgcagctccACCAATGGGCAACGCTCCTCAATTCAGCACTGATGTGACTGACACCTCCATCATAATATCCTGGAATCCAGTTCCCAAGATTGGATACAAGGTACGTTCTCTTCTTatacataacatacacatttgtaatgtacatttacatatacatgTAGACTGTACTGTGTGATTGTCCTTATATACAGTATTCCCCTGTGTTTGCTGTTAGTAGCACATCGCTTACTTCTGTGTTGGGCCCCTTTGGAGTTTGCTGATATGGGAACTAGGCTCAGGCCTCGAGGATAAATGGGATTGGTCAAAATATGTCACACCAGAGATGAGAATGTTCCGCCGGCCTCCATGGTCTTGGGAAAACATTGACCTCCGACCCTTACCTCCTACCCgccccctccccttcctgtgtccctccgtctctctgacTCTCgtgttcatttctttctcaGCTGACAGTACGTCCCAGTCAGGGCGGAGAAGCCCCCAGAGATGTGACCTCTGACTCAGGGAGCATTTACGTTTCCGGCCTGACACCCGGCGTGGAGTACACCTACAGTGTCCAGCCTGTCATCAACGGCCACGAGCAGGGAACGCCAATCACACGCCGTGTTGTCACGCGTAAATATAACTTTTATTCCTCCCATGCCACATTTTCAATCTGcctttccttttgtttttctcctcccctgactcctcttcctcctcttcctctccagctctgtcTCCTCCCACTGATCTCAACCTGGAGTCTAACCCCAACACTGGCGAGCTCACTGTGCTGTGGAGTGGAGCCAGTacaccaggtacacacacacacacacacacacacacacacacacacacacacacacacgcttgtacacaaacaaatgtgcatACCAAGACACtcaaataaattatacataatCAAACTACAGCTAAATGTCGCTCATGTCTCCCCCTCAAGACATCACTGGCTACAGAGTGATGTGCACTCCGACCAATGGGCAGCAAGGAAACAGCGTGGAGGAGTTCGTGGAGGCGGGACAGAACTCGTGCACCTTGGAGAACCTCAGTCCTGGAGTGGAGTACAACGTCAGCGTTGTGACGGTGAAGGATGATATGGAGAGCACCCCCATATCGACCATCATTACACCAGGTGAGATGTGAATGAGAACAATGGCTGATCAATGACAATGGATTATGAATTACAAGGAAAAGATACTGAGTTTTATGAGTTCCTACGTGAACAGGTAAGACCAAGATGTTGTTTACAGAAGCAACTTCTTTCAACAGATAATAGATCTGTTAGCATTGCTGCTCTAACTCATCACCAACCAGCtaatggaaaaaggaaaacagctcTGCGACTGTTTTGCAACATTATTGCTTTATTTCCTTGGTATATATTTTAAGAGAAATTCAATGGAGAAGATTCATTGAATAACTAGTAGCTAAAATCTCACTAAATAGTAATATATACCAGGAAAAGCAGCTTTATAGACATTCACTCTTCCATAGTTGtgatatattgaatatataaacCTAATGGAAGAGAAGAGTTGTCCTCGCCTCTTTTAACCACTGCTTCCACGTGTTGCCTCTAACCCCTTTCCTTCCACTTTTGCCTCTGTGTTTGGtgttctgtcttctctctctctttctctcctctccccctccttccaCACCCTCTCTCCACTTACCCAGAAGTCCCGCAGCTGACAGACCTCAGCTTCCAGGACGTGAGCGACACCACCATCAGCCTGCGCTGGTCGCCGCTCAACACCACAGCCATCACCGGTTACAGGATCACGGTGGTGGCGGCCGGCGAGAGCGTGCCCATCTTTGAGGACATGGTGCAGGCGACCACGGGCCAATACACCGTCTATGGACTGGAGCCGGGCATCGACTACGACTTCAGTGTGATCACGGTGACGGAGAACGGCGAGAGCGAGCCCACCACGGTCACACAGCATACCTGTAAGATCCAAAACTCCCCAACTCTCATTGTCGTTAGTTATGATCAGCTGTACccaactgtgtgtttgttgtgtgatttgtgttgtCTGTGAGTGAGCCATAAATCACGCTGTGTTTGCAGAGGGTATATCATTTAATATGATTCTAATAAACCCCAATACATGGCTCTTAGGTCAAACGTTGAAAGTTGCTGATGTAATTAGCATCTGCATGCTGGGTTACAAGTTTAATAATcctcagtctgtgtgtgtgtgtgtgtgtgtgtgtgtgtgtgtgtgtgtgtgtgtgacatctgGTTTTAGTTGAGGGGGATTTATCCCACTGAGGCAATTTTGCCCCCTAATGCAAACACTGCTTGTTCTCTCACTTTTAAGATGTCGTAAATCTtcagacacacatttacacacagacacacacacacacatttacacacacacacacacacacacacacacacacacacacacacacacacacacacacacaaagcagactCCCTTTTAAAGGATGATAATCTTTTTCTCTTCtagttatttcatttttttctttgataacattttgaatcattttgctctctcctctcttcagctgTACCCGCCCCCACCGATCTGCAGTTCGGGGAGGTCGGGCCTGACAGTATTGAAGTCACATGGGTCACTCCCGTCGTCCCAAACTCTGCTGACATCAACAGCTTCCTCATCAGGTACGACAAGAAATGCCctcaatattattttaaatatcagaTTCAGATGTCCTCATGAACGGATGTTGATTTTTAGTCGGAAAAAGTTCATCCACATATAATTCTTCCTATTTATTCAGGTATCACCCCATTGACGATGAAGATGATATTACAGAGACCAGTGCTGGAGGCCGGGATAACAACGTGGTGCTGAGGAGTAAGTTATTCGACAAAACAAAGTATTGACCTCGAtgttcaaatacaaaaacagacgactacatttgtgtttatttcctgtccACTCTGCACAGACTTGCTGCCTAACACAGAGTATCTGGTCAGcgtggtgtgtgtttatgagcagagagagagttcGCCTGTTGTCGGCACCCAGAAAACAAGTGAGTTGTGCTCTTCAGATTTGGTAATGAGATAATATCGGTCCAGAACTCCCCTCTGGTATCTAAGAAACAGATgagaacaataataatgaatattttcCCTTGCATCTCCAGCTCTGGATTCACCGGTGGGCCTGCGCTTCTCTGAGATCTTCACCAATTCCTTCACCGTCCACTGGCTCGCTCCCCAGAGCAAAATCACCGGTTACCGTATCCGCTACCAGATGGTCACCGGCGGGAGGTCGAAGGACGAGAGGCTGCCCCCCTCCAGGAACCACTTCACCCTGACAGGCCTCGCTTCAGACACTGAGTACCTGGTCAACATCTTCGCAGTCAGCGGGACCCAGGAGAGCCGGCCGCTCGATGGGAAACAGAAGACAAGTATGAAACCTCGATTTAATGCTTGACTTATGCCACTTATTCACCATTTTATCATCATTATGATGTTAACGTGTGTctttttatgtctctctctctccagtttcTGATGCTCCCACAGACCTGGAAGTGCTAGACTCCAGCCCCACCAGTATCACTGTACGCTGGGACGCCCCTCCTGTCACTGTGCGGTACTACAGGATCACCCACGGAGAGACAGGTGAGCTATAACATGATACAATCCAATGTAATACGATCTGATTAAATATGATACGATACGATTTTAATATGATACGATACGAGATACTTTGTTTAGCCCTCACTCTCAAGTTCTTAATAGTTGCTGTAGTTCCTTTCCATTTCCAGTTAAGATTCCTGTTACCTGTTCATCAGTCTACACACTTTTAAAAGGCAgttctgttttctttaccaTTGCTCATCTTTATCCAGGAGGTCACAGTAACCCCAAGGAGTTCACAGTACCTGGCTCTCAGTTCACCGCCAAAATCTCTGACCTTACGCCTGGTACCGACTACACCGTCACTGTCTATGCTGTGACTGGTAGAGGAGACAGCCCCGCATCCAGCACTCCGATCTatgtcacacacaaaacaggtacacacaaacacatcatggATGCAAAACAGCGTTTCACCCATTTCTAGCAATGAGGCAGTTTCCTTATGTTtccgctcttcctcctctcatcatctctcctgtctcctctacTAGGTGTCGACTCCCCCTCTGGAATGGAGGTGACAGGGTTGGATGACAACAGTGTCACTGTGAGGTGGAGCCCCGCCCAGGGCCCCATCAAGGGGTACAGGGTAACTGGGGTCCCCAGAAATGGACAGGGGCCATCTTTTACTGAGGTGGTGGCTCCAGGTATGTTCTCTCTCCCACAAATTACACTTAGATTTTCCCTGCAGGAAAAATGTAatctatgttgtttttttaaatccttgttTTCACATTCTTctattcttcttctcttttccagATCAGACAGAGATGACTTTCTCAGGCCTGATGCCCACAGTGGAGTACGTTTTGAGTGTGTACGCTCTCGGACAAGATGGAGAGAGCTCTCCACTGGTGGTGAACGCTATAACAAGTGAGGGTTTACATTCTCTAGAGAGATATTAATGGAATATTGTTTTTCCGAGCTTTGACAAATGGGAAAACAACCTAACGTCTCCCCTACTCACCTCTGCCTTTGACCCACTCTCTTCACCTTTAGACGTCGATCGTCCCAAAGACCTGAGCTTCTCAGACATCGACTCCACCTCCCTGCGAATCACCTGGGACAGTCCAGAGGGAGTTGTTACTTCTTACCGCATCTTGTACTCAAGTCCGGAGGAGGGTGAGCGAGAGCTGCGTCCTGCCCCCCGAGGTGATGCAGAGTCCACTGTCATCTACGGTCTGCAACCTGGCACTGAATACACTGTGAAGGTCATCGCCCTGCATGAAGACACCGCCAGCACCCCAGTGGTTGGGACACAAGCTACAGGTACAACTAATAAGTTCTAAAAGTTaacttaaaataatgaaaacattttttaaaaatagataaataaggATCGAGACAGATTAGAAACGgtcaaaaataaagttgtataaaagtgtaaaatcttTTATTCTTACTTGACTGTTTCCCTCTAACCATCTTTTACTTATCCGTCCTCCCCCAGCCATCTCACCCCCCACCGACCTCCAGTCCTCCCAGGTTGGCCCCACCTCTTTCACAATACGCTGGGCTGTGCCGGGTCAGGAGAACCGACTGAGCGGCCTCAAGGGCCTCACAGGCTACCGTGTGGTGGTGAACCCAAAGAACAAGAGCGGACCGACCAAAGAGATCAACCTGGCCCCAGACGCCACTCAGGCACACATCTCTGGGCTCATGGTGAGTGTGGGTCTGTGAAGGGGAGGGAAGGACCCTGGTTCCTTCTCATCTATTAAACAGAAGGGATCAGTGAGTGTCACTGTGGAGCTGAACTAAGGACATCTAGCCAATAGCCAAACAAAATATTCACTGGTTGATTATGTTTTGATACATTTCAGGTATTCACAAGTTGAttttatgaaatcacatttaacttcattacatacagatttttctttggttttgcaATAAATTGCATAGACTCCTAAAAAATCAATCCccttaatgtgcctgattttattagatcaagatccaggaattaatTCTGCTAGAAATCATTGAAAATGCTGCAAAACACCCcatcttacaatgttaaagaaagtggaaaaatctaaattaactGGGTTCTTCCCTGGGTCATGTCCCCTCCCTGcacaattttgtttttgtgtaatcttgtaaactgacaaacaagcaaacacagatGAATACATAAACTCCTTGGGGGAGGTAAAAAATACAATCTTCACCTACTGTAAAGTTCCAGCCTCAGCTTTCATACAGTACCCTCTAATACACCTGAGACAtgcagtgacaaacacacacgtggaGGCATGAAAACATCATCGCTCACAGGCATAAAAGTAATACATAGGCAGGCTGATACATGTGGATCCAAACGTGTAAACATGCAGAAACAGTGGTGattgtggcagcagcagcagccgggacACTGCAACTCAATTCTGTGGAGATTGTGCAACATGTCTTAtgtcttattttctcttttcctccgtCTCCATTAGATTGCAACTACGTATGAGGTCAATGTTTACGCCCTGAAAAACTCTCTGACCAGCAGACCAGTCCAAGTGGAGGTCTCCACTTTGGAGAGTGAGTCTCTAACTCAAACATTTACGCATAGTTGTCATACAGGAAGACACTGAGATAGCATTGTTGATCCTTAAacttttttcattattgttataagaaaaaaacaatctttctTTCCTCATTTTGTTCATTGCCTTCTCACTTTCCTCATCTTCCTGAAGACATCAGCCCACCTCGCCGCGTGCGCATCTCCGACGTTAACGACTCCTCCATCACTCTGAACTGGCGCTCcaagacagaaaccatctccGGCTTCCTGGTCGAGGCCACACCCACATCCTCCACGTCAGGCTACGTACCCATCCAAAGGACCATCGGCCCCGACTCGCGCTCGTTCTCTATTACAGGTACACGGGCCGTgagaatgtaaacacacaaagcatAAACCGGCAGGTGTCAGGCGTCGCTGTTACTACACACAGTCCCTCATTgattttttctgtgtctctattTCAGGTCTGGAGCCTGGCACTAGTTACAAGATCAACATCTACACTCTGAAAGGGAATGGACGCAGCCCCCCTCTCACACTCACCGCCACCACAGGTACCCATCAAACCCTGCCCTGCAGTCTCAGTCAGTGTTTTGGAGGGTGGCAGATGTTATATAGCACTTAAGTATTTGGTGTGATTAGCGTTGAGTGTGGTATCTGCTGATTATCCAGAACGTCTGcccaaacatgtttttgaaagAGTTGTTAAAAGTATTTACTTCAATGTCTGTCTCCTTCCAGCCAAACCTTTGGTCATCCCGCCCACCAACATCCGCTTCACCTCCCTGAACCCGAGCAGCATCTCTTTCACCTGGGAGCCGTCCCGCAGCCTGGGGGTCACTGGGTACTACGTCACCTACGAGGAGGCCGGGGGTTTGCCTCGAGAAGTCATCCCCAGGCCCCACGCAGGCCAAAGCTACGCCATAGTCAGTGGTGAGTGCAGAGCTTGACACAGATCCACGGGACACACAGTACATGCAGAtacattgattttaaaatgtgatgaatAAGAAATAAACCCACTGATAACTGTAATTACTGTTTGGTCACAGGTCTGAAACCAGGAACAGAGTATGTCATTAAGATCGTTGCACTGCAGAACGCTTTGAGAAGCACGCCTCTAGTGGGCAAAGCCAGAACACGTAAGTACAACTGTTAGCATTAATGGTGGGTTCCTCGGTTTGAGTGTGAATTGCTCTTGTGTTAAGAtattaaaagtcaaaatgtagTTTCTTATTTTGTAGAAATGGATTAAAAACTGTACCTTTCAGCTTAAATCATGACATTCTGAAGTTGTTCAGTCCAACTGTGGCtgaggaataaaacaaaaggaacaGCTATTCAGACTTTCCAACAAACTGTTGATAAAACCATGAAATCAAAGTTTAATCAGAAACAGAAATACTTCATTGTTCCCCAGAGGGAATTTGGTATTGTACTGACTAAAATAAATAgttccagtttttaaaaagcaaacagaACTCTCTCAACCAGGCTGCAAAGTATTAACTGTTAAATTACAGCAAGTTAAGACAATGGAAAAAGCGAATGAGTCAGAAAATATACGGTGCACAGTCGGCACATGCACACTACCCATTATAATGCTGTATTTATATGATAAAATACATCATCACATTAAAATAGCAATGATTATTTCTGTTAACAAAAACTTTCTTAGTCTATATCACTTTCTACAGCTCTTGTAGTTCTAGAGTGATGCtatactgccccctgctgtaTTGTGCTTTTGTCC encodes the following:
- the LOC117754714 gene encoding fibronectin-like, translated to MSGSSIARVLVALCIGSAVNCMPKGTHRSRRQGQQHSVSSVSQDGCIENGNFYNINDQWERPYLDSILVCTCHGVAGIKCKSKPEAEERCFDKINQQYYTVGATYERPKDGMIWDCTCIGSGRGKISCTIANRCHEGGASYKIGDTWKRPHETGGYMLECVCLGNGKGEWTCKPVAERCYDNSAGTSYVVGETWEKPYQGWMVVDCTCLGEGSGRITCTSRNRCNDQDTQLSYRIGDTWTKTDARGHLLQCLCTGNGRGEWKCERHASLHTTGLGTGSRVITNIQPAVYQPATVLEPQHPQDGPCRTDAGLSYFIGQRWMKNQGAKHMICTCLGNGVSCEQWDGPAPVYGGNSGGQPCVFPFVYKGKTYHSCTSDGRSEGQLWCSTSSDYETEQKYSYCTEQNAMVTTRGGNSNGALCQFPYLYNGRNYTDCTADGRRDGMKWCGTTVDYDTEQRFGFCPMAAHEEVCTANEGVMYRVGDQWDKRHDVLGHMMRCTCVGNGRGEWSCVAYSQLKDQCIVDTLTYEVNQTFTKQHEEGYTMNCTCYGQGRGRWKCDAIDQCQEPETRAFYKIGESWDKLIHGIMYKCYCFGNGVGELSCEPQQSYPGGQRPVQVLITESGNQPNSHPIQWNAPQSAHISQYILKWRAKNTHTPWREVMIPGHLNSYTISGLKPGITYEGQLVSVLRFGRREVTRFDFTTTYGSLATSQGETTQLPPVIDISESVTEITSSSFVVSWVSASDTVSGFRVEYELSEQGHSTGQPMVLDLPRSASSVNIHELLPGRKYTVNVYEVTDTGNDNLILTTSQITAPDAPVEHEVEEVGETSIVISWDKPLAPITGYRVVYTPSLEGESTELNLPDTATSVTLSDLRPGKLYNISIYAVEDSLESEPIFVQVNTAGDPMPEEVISPTDLQFFEVTDKKIVLTWTGPGTDVSGYRVTAVPLDESGSPQREMTLPVSQNSYIEVTHLQPGTLYRFNVYTIHNGEESLPLIGEQTTKPDAPTEIHFTNVTEDSAVMLWFAPRATISGYRLFLTAEGSNPKQLRLPARLSQYTLLNLGPDTEYIVTLHGEQDTTLGEGQIAVFTTTPPMGNAPQFSTDVTDTSIIISWNPVPKIGYKLTVRPSQGGEAPRDVTSDSGSIYVSGLTPGVEYTYSVQPVINGHEQGTPITRRVVTPLSPPTDLNLESNPNTGELTVLWSGASTPDITGYRVMCTPTNGQQGNSVEEFVEAGQNSCTLENLSPGVEYNVSVVTVKDDMESTPISTIITPEVPQLTDLSFQDVSDTTISLRWSPLNTTAITGYRITVVAAGESVPIFEDMVQATTGQYTVYGLEPGIDYDFSVITVTENGESEPTTVTQHTSVPAPTDLQFGEVGPDSIEVTWVTPVVPNSADINSFLIRYHPIDDEDDITETSAGGRDNNVVLRNLLPNTEYLVSVVCVYEQRESSPVVGTQKTTLDSPVGLRFSEIFTNSFTVHWLAPQSKITGYRIRYQMVTGGRSKDERLPPSRNHFTLTGLASDTEYLVNIFAVSGTQESRPLDGKQKTISDAPTDLEVLDSSPTSITVRWDAPPVTVRYYRITHGETGGHSNPKEFTVPGSQFTAKISDLTPGTDYTVTVYAVTGRGDSPASSTPIYVTHKTGVDSPSGMEVTGLDDNSVTVRWSPAQGPIKGYRVTGVPRNGQGPSFTEVVAPDQTEMTFSGLMPTVEYVLSVYALGQDGESSPLVVNAITNVDRPKDLSFSDIDSTSLRITWDSPEGVVTSYRILYSSPEEGERELRPAPRGDAESTVIYGLQPGTEYTVKVIALHEDTASTPVVGTQATAISPPTDLQSSQVGPTSFTIRWAVPGQENRLSGLKGLTGYRVVVNPKNKSGPTKEINLAPDATQAHISGLMIATTYEVNVYALKNSLTSRPVQVEVSTLENISPPRRVRISDVNDSSITLNWRSKTETISGFLVEATPTSSTSGYVPIQRTIGPDSRSFSITGLEPGTSYKINIYTLKGNGRSPPLTLTATTAKPLVIPPTNIRFTSLNPSSISFTWEPSRSLGVTGYYVTYEEAGGLPREVIPRPHAGQSYAIVSGLKPGTEYVIKIVALQNALRSTPLVGKARTQPATDHQLLVPELPQLPVPYRPNTDMLDVPETFTDQIFNSNHVHLAGTSGQYQPGQQGQHIYTEFQNLGPNNGLNVPYTGPKEGQRPTLREPLIYIPVAGPDGNRVPVVKVSDGPLPGLAFGFPDNETDRPQEAKTITAISWQPIPQTSEYEVSCNPITHMEEQGFQMRLPGTSNSATMIGLTSGASYNVVVEAMRGGAKEKVLEEVVTVGNAVPGDVPITANRDVCYDTFTHTYHELGSEWERMSDTGFKLWCRCLGLSSGHFRCDSSKWCHDNGNNYRIGEKWDRQVENGHMMSCTCMGNGKGEFKCEPHESTCYDDGKMYHVGNQWQKEYMGAICTCTCYGGQQGWRCENCRRPGPQTDIDADLLQPVSSDAFDRYRENALRKLNIQCPIECLRPELLADALSPTE